In Luteitalea sp. TBR-22, one genomic interval encodes:
- the metH gene encoding methionine synthase produces MSNATALKLKEACRRRLLFIDGAMGTMVQRHQLTEADYRGERFKDHPDDLRGNNDLLVLTRPDVIQGIHEQYLAAGADIVETNTFNATAIVQAEYGLADLAHELNVAAARVARAAVDAYTAKTPAQPRYVAGAIGPLNRTLSLSPDVNDPAYRAVTFDEVVAAYEVQVEGLLDGGVDVLLVETIFDTLNAKAAAMAIRRVFDRRHVEIPVMISVTVTDRSGRTLSGQTVEAFWISIAHIRPFSVGLNCALGAEDMRPYLKDLATIADCFVSCYPNAGLPNAFGGYDETPEQMAGVLAGYAREGLLNIIGGCCGTTPDHIAAMVKACQGVTPRAVPTDIPRYSRFSGLEPLEIRPDSIFQMIGERTNVTGSAKFARLIKAGDFTAAVDVATEQVRNGANVLDVNMDEGMLDSEASMTTFLNLLATEPEVARVPFMIDSSKWTVLEAGLKCVQGKAIVNSISLKEGEADFLAKASLVRAYGAAVIVMAFDEAGQADTIERKVAICQRAYRLLTEQVQFPPEDIIFDPNVLAIATGLEEHNAYAINFIEATRQIRATCPGALVSGGISNLSFSFRGNDVVREAIHSAFLFHAIKAGLTMGIVNAGQLAVYEDIPKDLLALVEDVLFNRRPDATERLVAHAERVKGTGTRREADLGWREATVQARLAYALVHGVVDFIEADVEEARQQYARPLEVIEGPLMDGMKTVGELFGAGKMFLPQVVKSARAMKRAVAVLLPYMEAEKAAGGARTQGKVLIATVKGDVHDIGKNIVSVVLACNNYEVVDLGVMVPTAKILDAAVEHQVDVVGLSGLITPSLDEMVGVAREMERRGMRLPLLIGGATTSPQHTAVKIAPEYSGLAVHVLDASRAVGVVSSVLSSTQGETFAAGVRAEQARMRDMHQKRQEKPILSLRQARENRTKIDWAAEALPTPSFTGRREVVVPIGTLRPYIDWTFFFNAWELKGKVPTIFDHPQYGAEARSLYENALAMLDRIEAEEALTCRAVYGFWPANAEGDDIVAYADDGRTREVARFPMLRQQEPKPDAKPNRSLADFIAPVGAGADHLGAFAVTVHGAEGLAKAHEAANDDYNAIMVKLLADRLAEAGAEYLHQQARHEWGYGADEQLTAEDLVAEKYRGIRPAFGYPACPDHTEKRTLFRLLGAEAIGVSLTESCAMWPAASVSGLYFSHPQAAYFMIGRLGEDQVEDYARRKGMTREEAERWLAPNLAYAAVGVGAC; encoded by the coding sequence ATGAGCAATGCGACTGCACTGAAGTTGAAGGAAGCCTGTCGACGCCGGCTGCTGTTCATCGACGGCGCGATGGGCACGATGGTGCAGCGTCACCAGCTCACCGAGGCGGACTACCGCGGCGAGCGCTTCAAGGATCACCCCGACGACCTGCGCGGCAACAACGACCTGCTGGTCCTGACCCGGCCCGACGTCATCCAGGGCATCCACGAGCAGTACCTGGCGGCCGGGGCCGATATCGTCGAGACCAACACCTTCAATGCGACGGCGATCGTGCAGGCCGAGTACGGCCTGGCCGATCTCGCGCATGAACTGAACGTGGCGGCGGCCCGGGTGGCGCGCGCCGCCGTCGACGCGTACACCGCGAAGACGCCCGCGCAGCCCCGCTACGTCGCCGGCGCGATCGGGCCGTTGAACCGCACGCTGTCGCTGTCGCCCGACGTCAACGATCCGGCCTACCGGGCCGTGACGTTCGACGAGGTGGTCGCCGCCTACGAGGTGCAGGTGGAGGGCCTGCTGGACGGCGGCGTGGACGTGCTGCTGGTCGAGACCATCTTCGACACGCTGAACGCCAAGGCGGCGGCCATGGCGATTCGTCGGGTGTTCGACCGCCGGCACGTCGAGATCCCGGTGATGATCTCGGTGACGGTCACCGATCGCAGCGGCCGCACGCTCTCGGGCCAGACCGTCGAGGCGTTCTGGATCTCGATTGCGCACATCCGGCCGTTCAGCGTCGGCCTGAACTGCGCGCTGGGCGCCGAGGACATGCGTCCGTACCTGAAGGACCTGGCGACGATCGCCGACTGCTTCGTCTCGTGCTACCCGAACGCCGGGCTGCCCAATGCCTTCGGGGGCTACGACGAGACGCCCGAGCAGATGGCGGGCGTGCTCGCCGGGTACGCGCGCGAGGGGTTGCTGAACATCATCGGCGGCTGCTGCGGCACCACGCCCGACCACATCGCGGCGATGGTGAAGGCCTGCCAGGGCGTGACGCCGCGCGCGGTGCCGACCGACATCCCGCGCTACAGCCGCTTCTCGGGCCTCGAGCCGCTCGAGATCCGCCCCGACAGCATCTTCCAGATGATCGGCGAGCGGACCAACGTGACCGGATCGGCGAAGTTCGCGCGCCTGATCAAGGCCGGCGACTTCACCGCCGCCGTCGACGTGGCCACCGAGCAGGTGCGCAACGGCGCCAACGTGCTCGACGTGAACATGGACGAGGGCATGCTCGACTCGGAGGCGAGCATGACGACGTTCCTCAACCTGCTCGCGACCGAGCCGGAAGTGGCGCGCGTGCCGTTCATGATCGACAGCTCGAAGTGGACGGTGCTCGAGGCCGGCCTGAAGTGCGTGCAGGGCAAGGCGATCGTCAATTCGATCAGCCTGAAGGAGGGCGAGGCCGACTTCCTGGCCAAGGCCAGCCTGGTGCGGGCGTACGGCGCGGCCGTGATCGTGATGGCCTTCGACGAGGCCGGACAGGCCGACACGATCGAGCGCAAGGTGGCGATCTGCCAGCGGGCGTATCGCCTGCTCACCGAGCAGGTGCAGTTTCCGCCCGAGGACATCATCTTCGACCCCAACGTGCTGGCCATCGCCACCGGGCTCGAGGAGCACAACGCGTACGCCATCAACTTCATCGAGGCGACGCGCCAGATCCGCGCGACCTGCCCGGGCGCGCTCGTGAGCGGCGGCATCAGCAACCTGTCGTTCAGCTTCCGCGGCAACGACGTGGTGCGCGAGGCCATCCACTCGGCCTTCCTGTTCCACGCCATCAAGGCCGGACTGACGATGGGCATCGTCAATGCCGGGCAGCTCGCGGTGTACGAGGACATCCCGAAGGACCTGCTCGCGCTGGTCGAGGACGTGCTGTTCAACCGTCGTCCCGACGCCACCGAGCGCCTGGTCGCGCACGCCGAACGGGTCAAGGGCACAGGGACCAGGCGCGAGGCCGACCTCGGGTGGCGCGAGGCTACGGTGCAGGCGCGCCTGGCCTACGCCCTCGTGCATGGCGTGGTCGACTTCATCGAGGCCGACGTCGAGGAGGCCCGGCAGCAGTACGCGCGTCCGCTCGAGGTGATCGAGGGCCCGCTGATGGACGGCATGAAGACCGTCGGCGAGCTGTTCGGTGCCGGCAAGATGTTCCTGCCGCAGGTGGTCAAGAGCGCCCGGGCGATGAAGCGCGCCGTGGCGGTGCTGCTGCCGTACATGGAGGCCGAGAAGGCCGCCGGCGGGGCGCGCACGCAGGGCAAGGTGCTCATCGCCACCGTCAAGGGTGACGTCCACGACATCGGCAAGAACATCGTGTCGGTGGTGCTGGCCTGCAACAACTACGAAGTGGTCGACCTCGGCGTGATGGTGCCGACGGCGAAGATCCTCGACGCGGCCGTCGAGCACCAGGTGGACGTCGTCGGGCTGAGCGGCCTGATCACGCCGTCGCTCGACGAGATGGTCGGCGTGGCGCGCGAGATGGAGCGGCGCGGCATGCGCCTGCCGCTGCTGATCGGTGGCGCGACCACGAGTCCGCAGCACACCGCCGTGAAGATCGCCCCGGAGTACTCGGGACTCGCCGTGCACGTGCTCGACGCGTCGCGCGCCGTCGGCGTGGTGTCCAGCGTGCTGTCGTCCACGCAAGGCGAGACCTTCGCGGCCGGCGTGCGCGCCGAGCAGGCTCGCATGCGCGACATGCACCAGAAGCGCCAGGAGAAGCCCATCCTGTCGCTGCGACAGGCGCGCGAGAACCGCACGAAGATCGACTGGGCGGCCGAGGCGCTGCCGACCCCCTCGTTCACGGGCCGACGCGAGGTGGTGGTGCCGATCGGCACGCTGCGGCCGTACATCGACTGGACCTTCTTCTTCAACGCCTGGGAACTCAAGGGGAAGGTGCCGACGATCTTCGACCACCCGCAGTACGGGGCCGAGGCGAGGTCGCTGTACGAGAACGCCCTCGCGATGCTCGATCGAATCGAGGCCGAGGAGGCGCTGACCTGCCGCGCCGTCTATGGGTTCTGGCCGGCCAACGCCGAGGGCGACGACATCGTGGCGTACGCCGACGACGGCCGGACGCGTGAAGTGGCGCGCTTCCCGATGCTGCGGCAGCAGGAGCCCAAGCCCGACGCGAAGCCGAATCGTTCGCTGGCCGACTTCATCGCGCCGGTCGGCGCGGGCGCGGACCACCTCGGCGCGTTTGCCGTCACCGTGCACGGGGCCGAGGGGCTGGCCAAGGCGCACGAGGCCGCCAACGACGACTACAACGCGATCATGGTCAAGTTGCTGGCCGATCGCCTGGCCGAGGCCGGGGCCGAGTACCTGCATCAGCAGGCGCGCCACGAGTGGGGCTACGGCGCCGACGAGCAATTGACGGCCGAGGACCTCGTGGCGGAGAAGTACCGCGGGATCCGGCCGGCGTTCGGGTACCCGGCGTGCCCGGACCACACCGAGAAGCGGACTCTGTTCCGGCTGCTCGGGGCCGAGGCCATCGGCGTGTCGCTCACCGAGAGCTGCGCGATGTGGCCGGCGGCCAGCGTGTCGGGCCTCTACTTCTCCCACCCCCAGGCGGCGTACTTCATGATCGGCCGACTCGGGGAGGATCAGGTGGAGGATTACGCCCGGCGCAAGGGCATGACGCGAGAAGAAGCCGAGCGGTGGCTGGCGCCGAACCTCGCGTACGCCGCGGTGGGCGTCGGCGCCTGCTGA